In a genomic window of Vairimorpha necatrix chromosome 12, complete sequence:
- a CDS encoding DDE-TNP-IS1595 domain-containing protein codes for MKYSKTTKKHWNFSQDIMFSGKALDGKVFRCVNTSCRRRMSTRKGSKLEKIRNDANKVLKGIHCWIFNASSYHAVNLCKISEPTYIKLKNIIDELIGEREQEEKQIGGEGVEVQYDETAICNGLIIENPISVDDDIPGIQ; via the exons ATGAAATATTCCAAAACAACGAAAAAGCATTGGAATTTTTCACAAGACATAATGTTTTCCGGA AAAGCACTAGACGGGAAAGTTTTTCGATGTGTCAACACATCATGTAGGAGAAGGATGTCCACAAGGAAGGGTTCAAagttagaaaaaataagaaatgaTGCAAACAAAGTTTTAAAAGGAATACATTGCTGGATTTTTAACGCTAGCAGCTATCACGCAGtaaatttatgtaaaatatcTGAGCCAACCTacataaaactaaaaaacataattgaTGAACTGATTGGGGAAAGAGAACAAGAGGAGAAACAGATTGGCGGTGAAGGCGTCGAAGTACAATACGACGAAACTGCTATCTGTAATGGGTTAATAATCGAGAACCCAATAAGTGTAGATGATGATATTCCTGGGATACAATGA